One stretch of Arachis duranensis cultivar V14167 chromosome 1, aradu.V14167.gnm2.J7QH, whole genome shotgun sequence DNA includes these proteins:
- the LOC107471213 gene encoding uncharacterized protein LOC107471213, whose product MSQSHGDVSHSRDDASRSRTRTRTRSPFRRLESRERSPIKRDEVYTQATSRPHQGRFEVRGESQRRKAKKQQEPIIMGATPFHPSILKVLLPKNFEKSTDMRYDGTKDPQEHLTAFEARMNLEGVGDVVRCRAFPVTLASPAIRWFNALPQGSIATFVDIFQSFLARFTTRIAKAKHPINLLGVTQKPGEPTRKFLDRFNDECLEIDGLTDSVTSLCLTNSLLNEDFRKHLTTKPVWTMQEIQSVAMEYINDEEVSQVVAANKWQLPNSSARQVSQVDRYQETPRDGTPAKQHKQPS is encoded by the coding sequence ATGAGCCAATCCCACGGAGATGTCAGTCACTCCCGCGACGACGCCAGCCGATCTCGCACCCGCACCCGCACCCGCTCTCCTTTCCGAAGACTAGAGAGCCGAGAAAGGAGTCCAATAAAGCGCGACGAGGTATACACGCAGGCGACCTCTCGACCCCACCAGGGCAGGTTCGAGGTTCGCGGAGAATCCCAAAGAAGGAAGGCCAAGAAACAACAGGAACCCATAATCATGGGGGCCACCCCCTTCCATCCCTCAATCCTCAAGGTCCTGCTTCcgaagaatttcgaaaaatcgACAGACATGAGGTACGACGGGACCAAGGATCCCCAGGAGCACCTAACAGCTTTTGAAGCAAGGATGAACTTGGAAGGAGTAGGCGACGTGGTCAGATGCCGAGCATTCCCTGTGACGCTGGCCAGCCCAGCGATCCGATGGTTCAACGCCCTCCCACAAGGGTCCATTGCGACCTTCGTGGACATCTTCCAAAGCTTTCTGGCTCGGTTCACGACACGCATAGCCAAGGCAAAACACCCAATTAACTTGCTAGGGGTCACCCAGAAACCCGGGGAACCGACTAGAAAGTTTTTGGACAGGTTCAACGATGAATGCTTGGAAATTGACGGCCTCACGGACTCGGTCACTAGTCTTTGCCTAACAAACAGCCTGCTAAACGAGGACTTTAGGAAGCACCTCACAACTAAGCCTGTATGGACTATGCAGGAAATTCAAAGTGTGGCCATGGAATACATCAATGATGAGGAAGTAAGTCAGGTTGTAGCAGCCAATAAGTGGCAGCTCCCTAACTCTTCAGCGCGGCAGGTCTCCCAGGTCGATAGATACCAGGAGACCCCCAGGGACGGAACCCCAGCCAAGCAGCACAAACAACCTTCGTGA